A stretch of the Capsicum annuum cultivar UCD-10X-F1 chromosome 8, UCD10Xv1.1, whole genome shotgun sequence genome encodes the following:
- the LOC107879517 gene encoding uncharacterized protein LOC107879517, which produces MALANGQAFLLLLVFSLMFGVSVANFNYGPWGPGNWNKTNCPNGNNHPNATQTSNKFNVGGSENWHYGFDYMDWAHKNGPFFVNDTLVFKYDQPSSNGGFLHSVYLLPNYWSFIKCDFRRAKRIADPNQGAGEGFEFVLKKTQPYFFACGEHGGIHCNNGTMKFVVMPLKRWPY; this is translated from the exons ATGGCTTTGGCAAATGGACAGGCATTTTTGTTACTTTTAGTTTTCTCACTCATGTTTGGTGTTAGTGTGGCCAACTTTAACTACGGACCTTGGGGTCCAGGAAACTGGAACAAAACCAATTGTCCCAATGGTAATAATCACCCAAATGCTACTCAAACCTCAAATAAATTCAACGTTGGTGGTTCAGAAAATTGGCATTATGGCTTCGATTACATGGATTGGGCTCATAAGAATGGCCCTTTCTTTGTCAATGACACATTAG TTTTCAAGTATGATCAGCCAAGTTCGAACGGTGGATTTCTGCACAGTGTATACTTATTACCAAACTATTGGAGCTTCATCAAGTGTGACTTCAGAAGGGCTAAGAGGATAGCTGATCCAAACCAGGGTGCAGGGGAAGGATTCGAGTTTGTGCTGAAGAAAACGCAGCCTTACTTTTTTGCTTGTGGAGAGCATGGAGGCATTCATTGCAACAATGGTACCATGAAGTTTGTTGTCATGCCGCTCAAACGTTGGCCTTACTGA
- the LOC107879978 gene encoding uncharacterized protein LOC107879978, translating into MALANGQAFLLLVVFSLMFGVSMANFNYGPWGRPGNWNKTNCPNGNNHPNATQTSNKFNVGGSENWHYGFDYMDWAHKNGPFFVNDTLVFKYDPPNPNGGFPHSVYLLSDYWSFTKCDFRRAKRIANPNQGAGEGFVFVLKKTQPYFFACGEHGGIHCNNGTMKFVVMPLRRWPY; encoded by the exons atggctTTGGCAAATGGACAAGCATTTTTGTTACTTGTAGTTTTCTCACTCATGTTTGGTGTTAGTATGGCCAACTTTAACTACGGACCTTGGGGCCGTCCAGGAAACTGGAACAAAACCAATTGTCCCAATGGTAATAATCACCCAAATGCTACTCAAACCTCAAATAAATTCAACGTTGGTGGTTCAGAAAATTGGCATTATGGCTTCGATTACATGGATTGGGCTCATAAGAATGGTCCTTTCTTTGTCAATGACACATTAG TTTTCAAGTATGATCCACCGAATCCAAATGGAGGATTTCCACACAGTGTATACTTATTATCAGACTACTGGAGTTTCACTAAGTGTGACTTCAGAAGGGCTAAGAGGATAGCTAATCCGAACCAGGGTGCAGGAGAAGGATTCGTGTTTGTGCTGAAAAAAACACAGCCTTACTTTtttgcttgtggagaacatggaggCATCCATTGCAACAATGGTACCATGAAGTTTGTTGTCATGCCACTCAGACGTTGGCCTTACTAA
- the LOC107879977 gene encoding protease inhibitor HPI produces the protein MSSQCTVQGKTAWPELLGQYVDKAVSIIQKENPTLRPVVLNISQDVPDPDPVDCTRVLIFINDNKQVALVPIVR, from the exons ATGAGCTCTCAGTGTACAGTTCAGG GTAAGACTGCTTGGCCAGAGCTATTGGGGCAATATGTGGACAAAGCAGTGAGTATAATACAGAAAGAGAATCCAACTCTTCGCCCTGTGGTGTTAAACATTTCTCAGGATGTTCCAGATCCAGATCCGGTGGATTGTACTCGTGTTCtgatatttattaatgataacaaacAGGTTGCTCTCGTACCTATCGTACGCTGA